One part of the Phacochoerus africanus isolate WHEZ1 chromosome 7, ROS_Pafr_v1, whole genome shotgun sequence genome encodes these proteins:
- the JOSD1 gene encoding josephin-1 isoform X2 encodes MSCVPWKGDKAKSESLELPQAAPPQIYHEKQRRELCALHALNNVFQDSHAFTRETLQEIFQRLSPNTMVTPHKKSMLGNGNYDVNVIMAALQTKGYEAVWWDKRRDVGAIALTNVMGFIMNLPSSLCWGPLKLPLKRQHWICVREVGGAYYNLDSKLKMPEWIGGESELRVSYVRDLSLGWLVRR; translated from the exons atgagttGCGTGCCATGGAAAGGAGACAAGGCCAAATCTGAATCATTGGAGCTGCCCCAGGCAGCACCCCCACAAATCTACCATGAGAAACAGCGCAGGGAGCTTTGTGCTCTGCATGCCCTCAATAACGTCTTCCAGGACAGCCATGCCTTCACCCGGGAAACGCTGCAAGAGATTTTCCAGAG GTTGTCTCCAAACACCATGGTGACCCCCCACAAGAAGAGCATGCTGGGAAATGGGAACTACGATGTGAACGTCATTATGGCAGCACTTCAGACCAAAGGCTATGAAGCTGTTTGGTGGGACAAGCGCAG GGATGTCGGTGCCATTGCTCTCACTAACGTCATGGGCTTCATCATGAACCTGCCCTCCAGCCTGTGCTGGGGTCCTCTGAAGTTGCCTCTCAaaaggcagcactggatctgtGTTCGAGAGGTAGGAGGTGCCTACTACAACCTTGACTCCAAACTGAAGATGCCTGAATGGATTGGAGGCGAAAGCGAGCTCAG GGTTTCATATGTAAGAGACCTGAGTCTTGGATGGCTGGTAAGGAGGTGA
- the JOSD1 gene encoding josephin-1 isoform X1, translating into MSCVPWKGDKAKSESLELPQAAPPQIYHEKQRRELCALHALNNVFQDSHAFTRETLQEIFQRLSPNTMVTPHKKSMLGNGNYDVNVIMAALQTKGYEAVWWDKRRDVGAIALTNVMGFIMNLPSSLCWGPLKLPLKRQHWICVREVGGAYYNLDSKLKMPEWIGGESELRKFLKHHLRGKNCELLLVVPEEVEAHQSWRADM; encoded by the exons atgagttGCGTGCCATGGAAAGGAGACAAGGCCAAATCTGAATCATTGGAGCTGCCCCAGGCAGCACCCCCACAAATCTACCATGAGAAACAGCGCAGGGAGCTTTGTGCTCTGCATGCCCTCAATAACGTCTTCCAGGACAGCCATGCCTTCACCCGGGAAACGCTGCAAGAGATTTTCCAGAG GTTGTCTCCAAACACCATGGTGACCCCCCACAAGAAGAGCATGCTGGGAAATGGGAACTACGATGTGAACGTCATTATGGCAGCACTTCAGACCAAAGGCTATGAAGCTGTTTGGTGGGACAAGCGCAG GGATGTCGGTGCCATTGCTCTCACTAACGTCATGGGCTTCATCATGAACCTGCCCTCCAGCCTGTGCTGGGGTCCTCTGAAGTTGCCTCTCAaaaggcagcactggatctgtGTTCGAGAGGTAGGAGGTGCCTACTACAACCTTGACTCCAAACTGAAGATGCCTGAATGGATTGGAGGCGAAAGCGAGCTCAG gaAATTTCTAAAACATCATTTGCGAGGAAAGAACTGTGAACTCCTGCTGGTGGTACCGGAAGAGGTGGAGGCCCATCAGAGTTGGAGGGCTGATATGTAA